From the genome of Halorhodospira halophila:
CCACCGCCATTGGTCTTTGCACGCGCTGCAGCCGGCCTAGTCGACGAGCTGCAGGGGCTCCCGGAAGGCGGCCGCGCGGAAGCCATTGCGGCGGCGCTGCCCCCGGCGACCGGCGGTGCCTCCCCATGGCTCGAGTACCCGGACAGCGACGAAGGCCGCCCCCTGGCCCGCTTCTGCCGACGCTTCGCTGGCCCCCTGCGCCACGCGCTGACTCAGGCCGGGGTGACTGCCGGCGATCCGCAGCAGCGTCTGCGCCTGCTGTTCCCCGACTCCCGCCACTGCTTAGCCGGTGTCGGCCCTGCCAGCGGTTGGCCGGGCGGCATCCCCCGGCTGCGGATGCCGCGAAGCGCGCCAAGCCGCTCGGTGCTCAAGCTCGAGGAGGCGCTCCACCGCCTGGTTCCGGAGCACGAGCAGCCCTACCCCGGCGAACACGCCGTGGACCTCGGGGCGGCCCCGGGCGGCTGGACCTGGCTGCTGCGCGAGCGCGGGCTCACCGTGACCGCCATCGATAACGGCCCGCTCGCCCCGGACCTTGCCCAAGATCCCGGTGTCGAACACCGGCGTACCGACGCCTTCCGCTTCCGGACACGAGCGGAGGTGGACTGGCTGGTCTGCGACGTCGTGGACCGGCCGCAGGGGATCACACGCCTGATGGCACAGTGGCTGCGCGAGGCGCGGGCCAGGGCGGCAGTATTCAATCTGAAGCTGCCCATGCGCCGTCCACTGGAGACCGTGCGCCACGCCCTGGAGGCGATCCGAGCCACCGGCGCGCGGGTGCACGCCGCGCAGCTCTATCACGACCGTGAGGAGATCACCGTCTACGCACGGCGGACGGCCTCGCGGAATCGGTCGTAACGTATTATCCTATAGATCCCTATCTGTACTCCGCCCGGTGCCGGACCCACCGCACCGGCCAGACTCCGATCACGACAAAAGCCTATGGATCTCAACGAGTTAAAGGAGACCTTCGAGTTCATTGAGGACTGGGAGGAACGCTACCGCATCCTGATCGACCTGGGCCGGCAACTGCCGGAA
Proteins encoded in this window:
- the rlmM gene encoding 23S rRNA (cytidine(2498)-2'-O)-methyltransferase RlmM codes for the protein MEWQGWILHCRAGYEQSLASEATAAAREIGVHGYCRAREQSAYVVFHAPAGDAPQQPPPLVFARAAAGLVDELQGLPEGGRAEAIAAALPPATGGASPWLEYPDSDEGRPLARFCRRFAGPLRHALTQAGVTAGDPQQRLRLLFPDSRHCLAGVGPASGWPGGIPRLRMPRSAPSRSVLKLEEALHRLVPEHEQPYPGEHAVDLGAAPGGWTWLLRERGLTVTAIDNGPLAPDLAQDPGVEHRRTDAFRFRTRAEVDWLVCDVVDRPQGITRLMAQWLREARARAAVFNLKLPMRRPLETVRHALEAIRATGARVHAAQLYHDREEITVYARRTASRNRS